The region TGTTGAAGAGGCTCTTTCAGGGAAGAATAAGGCTGAATGGAGTCAAGCAATGAAGGAGGAAATTGATTCATTGAGCAAAAACAGAACTTGGGATTTAGTTGCAAAACCAAAAGGTCAGAAAGTaatttcatgtaaatggattttcaaggtGAAGGAAGGTCTGAGTAAAGATGAGCCTTTGAGGTTCAAAGCAAGGCTCGTCGCAAAGGGGTttacacaagtggaaggaatcgATTACAATGATGTGTTCTCACCTGTAGTAAAGTATAAGACTATAAGATTGATACTATCTCTTGCAGCAAAACAAAATTTAGAAGTAGAACAGCTTGATGTCAAGACTGCCTTCTTAAATAGTTTTATAGAGGAGGACATTTATATGCATCAACCACCTGGTTTTCAGGTGGAATCAAGAAACAAAGAGATGGTGTGCAAGCTTATAAGGTCACTGTATGGACTTAAAAAGTCACCACGACAATGGAATAAGAGATTCGACACCTATGTTCAAGACATTGGATTGGTTAGATCAAAGTTTGATCATTGCCTATACTATAAAATTCTTGAGCAATCTACATCAGTTTTTCTCttactatatgtagatgatatgctcaTTATGGGGAAGGACAAGACAGTGATAAAAAGGTATCAAAGACAAGTTGAAAgatgaatttgaaatgaaggagCTCGGTCAAGTCCAAAAGATACTTGGGATAAAAGTGACAAAGAACAAAAAAGATGGGATTCTGAATCTTAAACAAGCAAGTTATATCCAGAGGGTACTTCAGAGATTCAACATGCAAGATACAAAGAGTGTTTCAGTACCTCTAGGAGGAAAATTTGTACTTTCAAAAGATCAAAGTCCAAAGACTATCGAGGAGACAAAGGAAATGGCAAAAGTCCCTTATGCTATGGCACTAGGGTGTTTAATGTACATCATGGTCAGCACTAGACCAGACAtagcacatgctctaagcattctTAGCAGGTTTAAGTCCAACCCCGGATCAGAGCATTGGAATGCTCTTAAGTGGCTACTTAGATATCTAAGGGGAACTACAGAGATGGGACTGAGATACAAGCAGATGGATCAGAAAGTTACACTTGAAGGTTTTGTAGATGTAGACTAtgcagcaagtaaggatacaaggaGGTAAACTACTTCATATGTATTCACAACAAATGGAGATTGCATATGTTGGAAGTCCCAACTACAATCAGTGGTGTCACTATCAACAACTAAAGCTGAGTTCATGGCCACCACCGAAGCATTCAAAGAGGCAATATGGTTACAAGGAATGCTACAAGAGCTGAAGATGATGAAAGGTAAAGCTAAGATATACTCAGATAGTCAATCTTCATTTCACCTCTGTAAAAATCCAGTATACCACGAAAAGAGCAACACACATTGATATTCATTTGTTTTGGATAAGAGAAAAGATAGAGGAAGATGTGATATCATTGGACAAGATTGGTACTGAGGATAATCCAGCTGATATAGGAACTAAGGTGCTACTTGTGAACAAGTTTAAGCATTGCTTAAACTTGCTCAACCTTGGTAACTAATGCTGGAACTCTAGGATCACTATCTCTACAAGTGGAATTCTATTTAGGTTGTGATTTGAAGAATTTAGGTGGAATTTGTGGGAGTAGTTTCTCCAAATCCCAAATAATTTTGTTAATAGGTTGTTTGGTTCTAACCTATCATAACAACCTCATTAACTTTCAGTCCTTGGTCTATAAAAGGACATGTTGGATTCCCTTGTTGAGAGACAAAAAAAATAGAACAAGAAAGTAGACAGAGAAAGTTCAGTTGAAATAGCAGACACACCAGATTAGAGAGAGAGGGCTCAAGTGTGGAAATCAAGATTGAGTATTGAGAAAGGTTGTGAGAGCTGGGTTTGGGGAACTGTATTGAGAAGCACAACTGTTGGGAAAGTGCTTGCTTAGGGATTGAGAGGAAAACACCTGTGTGATTGAGTATTTAGAGAGTTTGATCCAAGATTGTTCCAAGAAGCTCCATTGAAGTCCTGTACTCATTTCATTGATTGAATAAAGAAGAAATAGTGGTTCCTAAAACTGGATTAGGTTCAAGATCACATTGATCTTGTTCTGAACCAGTATATATACTTGTGTTGATTTATGCTTTCatatttttcattttctaatTGTTTAATAATTAGTCTTACTGATTTGTGTTCTTAGATTCATCTCTTGTTTATCGAGATTCATCTGAGGTTCTTGAACTGGGAAATTTATCCTCATTTCCAACAAAAATAATTTATACAGAGGAAAGTGACCCTTAAATGGAAGCTGCTTGAATTGCATGATTTGAAAGAGAAGAAAGCGAACAAGGCCAAGTTCCAAAGGAATTTAGAGGAGAAATCAGCAAAGATTGACATGCTTAATGCCACCATTACTTCTTTACAGGCTGATACAGGCAACCTAAAAGAGGAAATCAAACATGGCTTTTTGATGAGTAAACAGATGGAGATGGCCGAAATGCAGAAAAAGATCGATGTGAGTGCGAGGCGTGTCGGAGGACAGGTTATGATGATTGAAGAGTGAGTTTTTGGATTTCAAGAAGATGAAAATTTAGAAAGAGATGCCTTGATTGAACATAACATTAAATATGCTAAAGAGGTTGATTTGGAAATTGTAAAGATGAGAGGATTAATAAAGAGGTGGAGTTAGAAAAGAGGGAGTTGGCAGTTAAGTTGGTTTATGCTCAAGCTAAAATAGCTTCATTTTCTCAAATGACTCAAGTAAATCGATGCCCTTATTTAAGTGTACTACAGATTTTGCTTATTTCGTTAATCAAAATGCTTAACAAGTTTATACTTCATAATTTAATCTTTTGCTAAAGTGAAAATACacttttgttattaatttttagCATCATTCCTTAATCTAAAATCAAATTTAGAGAAAACTACATAACTATTtcacttatatatattttttgggttACAGAGTAAAGTCCTATCCAAGATTAAAGATGAGATAAGTACTTTGAGAAGTAGCAATGAGGAGCTATCAAGACAAATATAAATGTTGCAGAAGAACATATTGACATGGTGGATGAACTTGTTTACCAGCGTTGGCTCCACAGTTGCTTCAGATTTGAAATGCAAAACTATGAGAACTCACTAAGAGAAACCTCCAAAAACAATATCAGCAAGAATCCATGCATGCATTCTGATGAGAAAATCAAGCCTTCAATTTCATATACCAACTCAAATGGCAACACTGTGggagaaatataatataattagatataatacttgaataaatgCACTATCATAaaacaatatttatatctactaaattaaagataataaatattataattataaataacacaatataaataactatactataaatagcaattataattaatctaGAGAATAATTATAACGAAcaataataacaacaaaataaaaacagAGGCTTGTGTAgcacacagtttccttaaaacagatttGCTTCCTCCAAGAGGTTTCGACGTCTGTCTCCCAGGATACAATGGAGAATGACAAATAACTCAATCACTTCGTCGAACCAAATATGCCTGAACTCTACCACACTCAGAATATAAAACATTTaactaaaaaccataatataaaaataataatatatttatatactttaaTAAAGGATTTTGATATTTCTTAAACTACAATCCCAGACTCCATTATGTAGTCCTAGAgaaaagagaaaaatcttttacAACCAATGTGGGACTAAAATCCCAATTAGTTTTTCTATTAAACACAAAAGAATTctaacaatcccccacatgaatgaaaaacAGACTCAAGGAAAAACAACGGAAGAAAAAGACCTAGGTGATAGAGTTCAACGTTTAGAAACCTACATAGGATAAGTAGGTGTTATCCTTTGAACctaaaatctctcgccgaatatcggaatccatcggaacacaaatctgacccttatacctCATTAAatccatctctgaaatagaaaagtacTTAGCCACTCGAGCTAAGAGATTCTCTGTGTGCttcctcaactggggatcctccccctgtgcttccttgatcctcttaaggagtgtagactaaagtgtgatattggctagctgaccgactaccaattcaattcctgctctggtcatctcttcagctaaccttTCTGATATCTGCCTCAAACTAAATAGTTGACCTAGGCTcttccgactcaatgcgtcggccaccacattagccttcccaggatggtatagaatgttgcagtcgtaatcctttaccaattctagtcTACGCCTCAGGTGGatgtttagatccttctgagtaaagaaataattcaaactcttatggttggtgtatatttcgcacttctccccatacaagtaatgcctccaaaccttcaGTTAGAATACCACCGCTACCAATTCCAGATCGtctgtgggatacctctgctcatactccttcaactgccttgatgcataagctatcacctttccaacttgcatcaatacacaccacAAACCCTGCTTGGAAGCATTGCAGtagaacttctcattgtctgacggcaAACTCAAtattggagcggtgatcagttgccgcttcaactccttgaaattggtctcacatctatctgtccagacatacttggtcttcttacatGTTAGTTaagtcaatggtgtagctattctggagaatccctcaatgaacTGCCGATAGTACTCTACTAGTCCCAAGAAACTcttaacctctggtacactgcttggcctcggccaatcccttactgccTCAATATTGCTTTGGTCCACCAGAATCCCTTCCTTGCtgataatatggcccagaaatgttacttggggtaacaaAAACTCACACTTCTGAACTTATCATATAACTTATGCTTTCTCAACCGCTGTAGTACcagtcgaagatgttgctcgtgctctgtctctaaaTGGGAGTACACCACtatgtcatcgatgaatacgatcatacacttgtccaaataatccatgaagaccctattcataaagtccataaaggttgcttAGGCTTGGTTAAtctaaaggacataaccaggaattcataatatCCATACCTCTTGCGGGATGTGgtatttggtatgtcctcctctttaatccttaactggtcgTAGCCGGACCAAAGGTCAATCTtggtgtaacgccttggatagccaagaccgttacactctgtgtttataaaggtgcaagacttgctaatcaagtcatttaattagaaatgtgttactgaaactacagttgaattagggttaaaagattttggtctcaaaagtttcatttcttaaaATCAAACATttcctttacatgggatcccagaagtagtaaagttataagacaatttacaaatttttgggattaaaatacagttacaagccactctaaggcaaaacagacaattaggcttttctcgtcctattccactcctcggctgtggcgaccgatcagctgattatgtacattcagcctcgaagctctccatctcaagactggtccaactttcccttgcctttacctgcaccacatagcacccgtgagccaagccccagcaagaaaacacaataacagagcataatcatcaagcaaacaaccagataactcatacagtataaacatgtactcaacagtccaaacattcatgttatttaagtattcagcataccaagtacatcatttcatatcaattcacatataataaccagggttaacgcccttaggccgtaccctctatttatcccactgactccggcccgcttaaaccgagctcagtgaatattaagctatcctcagctaccagtggccgagccgcgccctgtgcgtaaGTAATAtttacagcacccttaggccgtttatcacatgtcccatggcataataccatctatgacatcatacagatatagggagctcttagtcccatcagaaacacataaccgggtgcagtcttcttacctttagattttgatagctttgttcaattcgatcctcaagcacgatcccgtctgagccctagcgtacacccaatcacggtcacaagttagaaccaactccaaacttcaattcaAAAACCTAGCCTCaagaccaatctcgagccctcgataagccctaattccactaaatggggtggtggaatcaaaccccgagcccccgcgcaaaaaccctaagaaataacccaaaaaacccctttctgggaacagggtagtgctacagtgccctaaagtgggcgctacagtgctacaagcagagccatcaggctcccagacacccaagcctagcgctgtagcgccctagggctagctctacagcgctagtcacagccgagcactacccagttttctcctcttcgaatttcctcgagccaaacctttctaaaactcaaccaaacttcaaaacaagcctcccaacatcatcaactcatcccaaacaacctaaccacaagtaattcaatcacatgcaccccaaaacacaaaatccaccatggctgaacttagagctcaaaaactcagcaaaacaacaGAAACCACAAAGCCTaaagctagagtttcttacctttgatggatgagctcaacctaggttgtcttccacacttgcttagccttcacctcttCAATcccttaggtttaattccctagaattcacaCAGAAACTCTGCTTAGAAAAACCAATTCAATACCAAACAAAGAACTGAATATcaacctcaagaccttacctcaaatgatgggTAACCTCTGCTAattccccaacctgatcaagatCCCAAGTGTGAAGTCTTAGCCTAAAGCTCCTCTGAATTTTAACTCCAAATTTCCagaagaaattgatgaagaaaacCCAAACCGTTCAAGAGAGTTACCCTGCTTTTCCCCTCTTtccttttttccttcttttctttcttttcttccggcttccaacactttctacacaatccactaaggcataaagccaaaaCAACACTTATCTGATTCtgaacaccaaaagaccatattgccctcccacttataactaagctcttaaacatcttaagggcattttactCGTTacacccaattctcgctaattcctcgaatgtctctaatattttctgcttacttcccgacacctagcTAATCGCCacttatattcctcaatatcaaaataggcTCCAATATATTAtctaaattcctagaaatacccccaggctcgtccCAAGCTGaatataaatccccgccgtgactttttcactGAACCGCTCACTAGAATCGCCCGCTACACCAAATACCTCTTTcgataatatataattataagatAATAGGAAAAGTTTTATAATAGGTAAAGTTAGAAAGCGGTAAAGTTAAATGGAGGGAAAAAAAATGGCTGGGTAAAGTTAAAAGGGgagggaaacaaaaaaaaaatggcacatgtaaaagcattttttttagaaaatgtaAAAGGCAAAGGCTCCGAAAGCTCCTCCGCACCAATTTTCTCTGATTCCTCTTCTGCTCCGCCGCAAGAGCAGCTCCGATTGTCCCTCAGGCGTGGACTAAGGCTCGACGACTATGGGACGTAGGCAGGGACTAAAGGTTGATGATGATTGGATGCAGACGGTGCTTTGGTGGTGAGGGCTAGATCGGTGCAGGTGGTGGTCGACTGTGTCTGTTGCAAAGGTCGGGGACTGACAGGGACTGAAGGGTGACGAATGGGTAAGATTTTTTCtcacctatttttttttttgttaatatctCGATTGAAAACAGAGATATTGAATATGATATTTGTgtatttattttgtgttttgagATCTTTGTATATATCTGGGTTGAACATAGATTCAAATCATTGGATTAATCATTTTCCTCTATTTGTGTGAGTGGTTGTTCTTCTGTgagatttaatggctagaacccGATTCAATACCCTCATCATCTCTGTCCCTCTTTTGTCTTATGGCGGCTATCGGGAGGACATTAGTTCATTTATTTCTGCGCATACCTTTTTTCTCTTGATTTCCTTATTGTAAACTTACCTGCCCCCCTCTCTTTCCCTACTTCTTTTGGGGTTTCAAAAAGCTATCTTGAAAGTCATCTTTTACATCATATTACCTATCCATTTCTTTGGATATAAAAAATATCTCTGAATATTGTTGCTAAGAAACTCTGAGAATGAAAGACAGAGTGCTACTATAACTGAAATTAGTGAATTATAAGCAGCCCCATTTTAAAGTAGTGACAGAATCCCAGAATAAGTGGGAAAAAAATTTCAAGTTCGCATGAAATGTCTTCAAGCAGCCTCATTTGCATCTAAATACCCATTTATCTTTTTCAGATGTAGCACTAGTCACATCTTTAAAGGATGGTATGAATCTTGTTAGGTATGAGCTTGTAGCATGCCAAGATTCAAAGAGAGGAGTCTTGATTCTTAGGGAGGTAATTTCTGGGGACTTTCATGTCTACTCacgctttatttttattttatttttaaccaTGGAAATGTGTCATTTTATATTATATGGCAGACATCTGAAAGGGGAGAATATAAGAAAAAAGGATGAGATCTTTTTCCTACAGAATAAATTATTAGAGTTAAGATTGTGCAGTTTATGTACTTGTTTTTCTTTTCCTGCAACATCTCAAAGAAGGGGGAAGACAATAATAACAAACCCATCTAGTgagattttgtttttcttttcccgCAACATCTCAAAGAAGGGGGAAGACAATAATAACAAACCCATCTAGTGAGATTAGTAGTGAAATCGTTGATTGTATAGATCTTACTTTTGATACTTGTGATGTGATTTATTTTGCAGTTTGCTGGTGCTGCACAATCTCTAGGTGCAGGAGCCATTCTAGTGAACCCGTGGAACATCACTGAAGTTTCTAATGCAATTGGCCAAGCTTTGGATATGGAACCTGAGAAAAGAGAGAAGCGACATAATCACAACTTTTTGCATGTGACTACACACACTGCACAAGAATGGGCAGAGACTTTTGTGAGGTATACATGCATAAGATTTATAACATTGTCATAAATATGAAAATAAGATAGCATTGTAAAACCTTTTGACTCTTGTCTTAAATGCATTCTGTTTAATTGAACATTTATATTTGAAGAAATAAATAGAAGCTCTCCATAGCATGCAAACTCTATTTGTGTTGTTATCTTGAATTTCATACAAAGAAATAAAGGGATTAGTACTATTCCGTGAATTTTGTTATTATCGGGAAAAATGCACGTCGGCGCATTTGGTTCAAGTCTTAAATATTTTCAGTTAACCACCCAAAACGGTTGTGCTTTAACAACATTGAAGTACATGTCTTGTCTATGTTAGAGtattagataaaaaaaaactaGACTAATTGGTAATTGTTTCCTGAGGTACATGACAGGaagatatttaatatatttattattagttttaGAAAGATCCCATACTTGTATTTGTGAAGTTATAGATGGACTataatgaaattttatttttgttcagtGAACTAAATGATACTGTTGTTGAGGCGGAAATATGAATTCGAAATGCAACACCTGATTTTCCTAAGAATGATGCAATTAAAGGCTATTTGCGCTCTAATAATTGATTGCTCATACTGGTATGCTTTTATATGAAACTTCATTGTAGTGGAATTGTTACTCTCTGATACATTCACTCTCTATATTTATAGCATATGTACTTTACTGGTTAATGGTTACAAATCGTTTTGGagataaaataattaactttTGTCTACCCTTGAAGCCCAATACCTTGATTAATTGTGTATTTGTCCATTACTATACAATTCTGTCTACAAAGATAGCAGTTATTCTTTGGAAAAAGCTGTCCTGGCTACTAAAACAGACATGCTACAAATTAGTTTTTTCTTCTTAATAATTCATAtaaccaaaa is a window of Humulus lupulus chromosome 4, drHumLupu1.1, whole genome shotgun sequence DNA encoding:
- the LOC133830850 gene encoding alpha,alpha-trehalose-phosphate synthase [UDP-forming] 1-like isoform X2, with protein sequence MDVALVTSLKDGMNLVRYELVACQDSKRGVLILREFAGAAQSLGAGAILVNPWNITEVSNAIGQALDMEPEKREKRHNHNFLHVTTHTAQEWAETFVRYETILSMKLLLLFLGLLSLINQFCGTSLPLLVASSDIILVY